Proteins encoded together in one Benincasa hispida cultivar B227 chromosome 1, ASM972705v1, whole genome shotgun sequence window:
- the LOC120085951 gene encoding probable galacturonosyltransferase 9, whose amino-acid sequence MAVAVRGSRGASNFGGFNPRSFFSYRIFISALFSLLFIATLSVIFTTNPSTPHHDSALPTTGNAYVRRTFLTLNSDPLKTRLDLIYKQASDHITLVNAYAAYARKLKLEMSKQLKMFDDLAQNFADIQMKPNYHGTLFESTGPLDEDVLRQFEKEVKDRVKTARMMIVESKENYDNQLKIQKLKDTIFAVNELLIKAKKNGAFASSIAARSIPKSLHCLSMRLVEEKISHPEKYTEDEPKAEFEDPSLYHYAIFSDNIIAVSVVVRSVVMNAEEPWKHVFHIVTDRMNLAAMKVWFKMRPVERGAHIEIKAVGDFTFLNSSYVPLLRQQELVNSQKPSSDNSVKFKNPKDTSLLNHLRFYLPEMFPKLQKIVFLEDDVVVQKDLTGLWKIDLDGRVNGAVETCFGSFHRFTHYLNFSNPLIKEKLNPKACAWSYGINIFDLDAWKSEKCTEEYNYWQNLNEDGSLWSGGTLPPGLITFYSKTKSLDRSWHVLGLGYNPSISMDAINNAAVIHYNGNMKPWLDIAMNQYKGFWTKYVDSDMEFVQVCNFGL is encoded by the exons ATGGCGGTTGCCGTCCGGGGAAGCCGAGGAGCGTCAAATTTTGGTGGGTTTAACCCCCGGAGCTTCTTCTCTTACCGGATCTTCATTTCGGCTCTGTTTTCTCTTCTCTTCATTGCCACTCTTTCAGTCATCTTCACCACGAATCCGTCCACGCCGCATCACGATTCT GCCCTTCCTACCACAGGAAATGCTTATGTGCGCAGAACGTTTTTGACTCTGAATTCTGATCCATTGAAAACTCGTTTAGATTTGATATATAAGCAAGCGAGTGATCACATCACCCTTGTTAATGCTTATGCTGCATATGCTAGAAAGCTCAAGCTTGAGATGTCTAAGCAATTAAAGATGTTTGATgatttagctcaaaatttcgCAGATATTCAGATGAAACCAAATTACCATGGGACGTTGTTTGAATCGACGGGTCCTCTAGATGAGGATGTGTTGAGGCAATTTGAGAAGGAGGTGAAGGATAGAGTGAAGACTGCAAGGATGATGATTGTGGAGTCAAAAGAGAATTATGATAATCAGTTGAAAATTCAGAAGTTGAAAGACACAATTTTCGCGGTTAATGAGTTGCTTATTAAGGCAAAGAAGAACGGGGCATTTGCAAGCTCCATTGCTGCAAGGTCAATACCAAAAAGTTTGCATTGTTTATCTATGAGGCTTGTGGAGGAGAAGATTTCGCATCCAGAGAAGTATACAGAAGATGAGCCTAAGGCTGAGTTTGAGGATCCAAGTCTGTATCATTATGCAATTTTCTCGGATAACATCATTGCTGTATCTGTTGTGGTGAGATCCGTGGTGATGAATGCTGAAGAACCATGGAAACATGTTTTTCATATTGTAACAGATAGGATGAATCTTGCAGCAATGAAGGTCTGGTTTAAGATGAGACCGGTGGAAAGAGGAGCTCATATTGAAATAAAGGCTGTGGGAGATTTTACATTCTTGAACTCATCATATGTGCCATTGTTAAGGCAACAGGAGTTGGTGAACTCACAAAAGCCTTCTTCTGACAACTCAGTAAAATTTAAGAACCCTAAGGATACATCCCTGCTGAATCACCTTCGGTTTTACTTGCCTGAAATGTTTCCTAAGTTgcagaaaattgttttcttggAAGATGATGTAGTTGTTCAGAAAGACTTAACAGGATTGTGGAAGATAGATTTAGACGGGAGGGTAAATGGTGCAGTTGAGACTTGCTTTGGGTCCTTCCATCGATTCACTCATTATTTGAATTTCTCAAACCCTCTAATTAAGGAGAAGTTAAATCCCAAGGCATGTGCCTGGTCTTATGGGATAAATATATTTGATCTTGATGCTTGGAAAAGTGAGAAATGTACGGAGGAATACAATTATTGGCAGAATTTG aatgaGGACGGATCTTTATGGAGTGGGGGAACGCTTCCACCTGGTCTAATCACCTTCTACTCAAAAACAAAGTCACTGGACAGATCTTGGCATGTTCTTGGTCTTGGTTATAATCCCAGTATAAGCATGGATGCTATCAACAATGCTGCAGTCATTCATTACAACGGAAACATGAAACCTTGGCTCGATATTGCCATGAACCAGTATAAAGGTTTTTGGACCAAATATGTGGACAGTGATATGGAATTTGTGCAGGTGTGCAATTTTGGACTTTAG